Genomic segment of Panicum virgatum strain AP13 chromosome 9N, P.virgatum_v5, whole genome shotgun sequence:
TCATCGCGCTGCTACTCAGGCCTTGGAAACTGCAAAGTGAAACGTTGCACTGGGAATAGCCTTATTGTactttttctcaaaaaaaaagaactatgGTACTAATAATTCAAAAACTGGCTAGGACACGTCACACATTAATACCTTACTGTAGTGACATTCAAAATCTGGAAAAGTCAAAACCCGAGACCCGTGAACCTGCAAGCCCGGTCACTCCCTCccagggttaacaatttcgtcgaaatttcggaaaatttttcgtttccgctagttaccgggatccgaaatttcggtatttttcggtatatttcgttttcaaattcaaaattcaacaaatttcgaccgaaattcaacgaaattcgccgaaatttaccgaaatttcggaacggaattccgtttccgctaaacaccgggatttgaccGGAAAACTGCTCGCTCCACCGCTCCACCGTCATGACGGCAAATCAACCGTGGTTAATTTAACCGACGCCTCCCACGCTGTCCATACACGCTCTCCCGGGCCCACCCGCCATAGACCCACCGCACCGAGCCAAACCGGAGATTAAACAGCGATCGCCGGGGGGTAAAATGGTGTGGAAGCATCGCATCTCGTGTCCGCGTCGTCCTGCACTGCTCCCCATTCTCTCTCTTCCCCCAGCCCAGcctcgccttcttcctcctcttcctctccccccAATCTGCGGCGGGGTTGATTCGATTTCGATTCCCTTCCCACCACCGATCGCCCACCACCTCCTTCCCCCAGACAGCCAACGCAATCCGCTCCCCGAGGTGCCTCCCCTCGCAACGTGCGGGCTCGCTCGCGGGCGGGGCCGGCACACTCACCGCCACCACCCTCTTATTAATTTCCCCATCCCCCTCCGCGCTTCAaaacctcctccgcctccgcctccgcctcatcCTCCTGCTCCGCCACTTCCAAGCCCCGCGGGCGCCGcattgctcgccgccgccgccgccttggttCCTCTTGCGCCCCCTTCTGTATTTGGTGGTTTGGTCTGGGTTTGGTTGCGAGGAGTTGTTTGATCGGAGGAGGGGAAAATGTGGGTGGAGCGGGTGGTCGGGGAGCGCCGGATGCGGGAGATCCAGCGCTTCGCGCGGAACGCTAAGCTCACCGCCGTCTGCCTCCTCCTCACCATCGTCGTGCTCCGCGGCTACGTCGGCGCCGGCCGCTACGGCACGCCGCAGCAGGACCTCATCGAGCTCCGCCAGCACTTCGTCTCCCACCCGCACCGGGCGCTCGCCGAGCACCACGACGCCAGGTCCAGGGGCTCCGCCACAACcacctcgtcgtcctcctcctccggacGCGGCGACGACGAGCCTGACCCGCCGCCGAGGACGCTCAGGGACCCGCCCTACACGCTGGGCCCCAAGATCTCCGACTGGGACGAGCAGCGCGCCGCCTGGCACCGCCGCCACCCGGAGACGCCGCCCTTCCTCAACGACGTCAAGCCGCGGGTGCTGCTCGTCACCGGCTCCTCCCCCAAGCCCTGCGAGAACCCCGTCGGTGACCACTACCTCCTCAAGTCCATCAAGAACAAGATCGACTACTGCCGCGTCCACGGCATCGAGATCTTCTACAACATGGCGCTGCTCGACGCCGAGATGGCCGGATTCTGGGCCAAGCTCCCGCTCATCCGGGCGCTGCTCCTGGCGCACCCGGAGGTCGAGTTCCTCTGGTGGATGGACTCCGACGCCATGTTCACCGACATGGCATTCGAGCTCCCTTGGGAGCGCTACGGGCCGTACAACCTCGTCATGCACGGCTGGGACGAGATGGTCTACGACGACAAGAATTGGATTGGGCTCAACACAGGCAGCTTCTTGCTGCGCAATTGCCAGTGGTCGCTTGATATGCTGGATACCTGGGCGCCAATGGGGCCAAAGGGCCCTGTCCGCATTGAGGCTGGCAAGGTGCTGACCAAGTCCTTGAAGGATCGGCCAGTATTTGAGGCTGATGATCAGTCGGCCATGGTGTACATCCTCGCCACTCAGCGTGAGAAATGGGGTGACAAGGTGTACCTTGAGAATGGGTACTACCTCCACGGCTACTGGGGCATCTTGGTTGATAGGTATGAGGAGATGCTTGAGAATTACAAGCCAGGGCTTGGGGATCACCGGTGGCCGCTCGTCACTCACTTTGTCGGTTGCAAGCCTTGCGGCAAATTTGGGGACTACCCTGTTGAGCGTTGTCTCAAACAGATGGACCGTGCATTCAATTTTGGGGATAACCAGATCTTGCAGATGTATGGGTTCACGCACAAGTCGCTTGCAAGCAGGAGAGTGAAGAGGATCAGGAATGAGACTAGTAACCCACTCGAGATGAAGGATGAGCTTGGGTTGCTCCACCCCGCATTCAAGGCTGTGAAGACTTCCACATGATAATTAGAGTACCAATTCCACTTGTTATTTTGTTTCTTCGTTCTAGATCCTGTTGGGTCTGAATCTGAAGTGTTCTTTTTGTAGAATCTGGTGACAATGGGAGGGTTGGGatcatgggatggatatgttaTAATGTGATGAGATGTTAGGATAATGATGTTATGCTTATTTGTTGGCATAAGTTATGTCTTACACTCCTAGAAATTGAGTTAATGAATGAACTCAAGTTATTGGTCACCATGATAGCCTTCAATAGAATTTCCTGTATGGTTGTGATTTTTCATTGCCTCCAGTATACGAGTATACCAGTAGGTGTTGAATTATTCATGAGATATCAGGATCCTTAAGCAGGATAGGATATGGTTGTCCTCTGAGTCAATTATTTTGCTTTCTTGTTTGCCTTACTATTAGTGGTGATGTGGTAGCAAGAAACTCTAGTTATGTATATATGTGAGCTCAAAATCCTCAACAAGATATGCGTTGCTAGGAGTTGGTTTCAGTTTACACTGTCATTATTTTGTCCTTGCTTCATCTATATCTTCTATTTAAATCATTGAAGAGGAGGGCTTGATACTATTCACCATTTCCTTGCTTTTGTAACATCTTTTATTGGCATTGATGAGAAACTGTgcattgatgtgaacttgtgtGCGCGGGATTTTGTATTGCATGCCATTATTTTTGTGCTGTGACCTGTTGATGTAAACCCCAAAATTATCGAACTTCATTGTCATAGTAGACGAAGTTATGTTTCCTGGAAGCTGTCTGTAATGTTCCGTTTTCTCCGTTGCAGTCTTGATTTCGTTTTAACAGGTTTTCTTACAGTGCGATGCAATTGGTTCAGTAACTTGATATCAGTAGCCTTCTGGGGAAGGCATTGGTTCCAGaatcccccttttttttttctaaagttTCTTGATACTGATAAGTTTATACTTTATACCAGTTTCTTAGTTTCACATTTAATTGGTCCTGTCGATGGAATCACTGCCACTGCTGATGCGATCTGTGAAATATAGCAATAGATTTCTATGATCTCTTTCATTTGTCAGGCAAATTCAGTTCTCCTAGCACGTCCCGGCGGAATTTAGCATCTGTTGTGTGAACATTAGCGGCATAGCGCTGTCGC
This window contains:
- the LOC120688302 gene encoding probable xyloglucan 6-xylosyltransferase 1 — encoded protein: MWVERVVGERRMREIQRFARNAKLTAVCLLLTIVVLRGYVGAGRYGTPQQDLIELRQHFVSHPHRALAEHHDARSRGSATTTSSSSSSGRGDDEPDPPPRTLRDPPYTLGPKISDWDEQRAAWHRRHPETPPFLNDVKPRVLLVTGSSPKPCENPVGDHYLLKSIKNKIDYCRVHGIEIFYNMALLDAEMAGFWAKLPLIRALLLAHPEVEFLWWMDSDAMFTDMAFELPWERYGPYNLVMHGWDEMVYDDKNWIGLNTGSFLLRNCQWSLDMLDTWAPMGPKGPVRIEAGKVLTKSLKDRPVFEADDQSAMVYILATQREKWGDKVYLENGYYLHGYWGILVDRYEEMLENYKPGLGDHRWPLVTHFVGCKPCGKFGDYPVERCLKQMDRAFNFGDNQILQMYGFTHKSLASRRVKRIRNETSNPLEMKDELGLLHPAFKAVKTST